A single Amphiura filiformis chromosome 8, Afil_fr2py, whole genome shotgun sequence DNA region contains:
- the LOC140159421 gene encoding melatonin receptor type 1B-B-like: MFDNSSSDLRGSYDTDVREHFIILYGIYRSTFAIIGNIGNTLVILTILTTTKLQTTTNVFVFSLAIADLSITGFWEPVTAIGIFGRRGKFYEDWPRLCAAVSSVCFISCTCSLWNIGAIAVNRYVFICKNQHYTKIFTWKNTIAIAIAIWVICILADLSNHFGWGGHTYDVKFIACSYDRLADYGHVLFTICVFISLPVILIVVCYAQVFLTLRRSSQRVKNQIPAASQQNTRNVNSKDLKLLKMLFTIFITYISFWTFYTLLLLIDFRDNIPAPAYFIAGMMAHMSSSINSILYGVMNKNFRDSYKKILSCGRWKPSAIHPSGGGDSKATGSTSVK, translated from the coding sequence ATGTTCGATAATAGTTCATCAGATTTAAGAGGAAGTTATGATACAGATGTTCGTGAACATTTTATCATCTTATACGGCATCTACAGAAGTACATTCGCAATCATAGGGAATATTGGCAACACACTTGTCATCTTGACTATTCTAACTACTACTAAACTTCAAACGACAACCAATGTATTTGTGTTTTCTTTAGCAATCGCAGATTTGAGTATCACCGGATTCTGGGAGCCTGTCACTGCAATAGGCATATTTGGGAGACGAGGGAAGTTTTACGAAGATTGGCCTCGTCTTTGCGCGGCTGTTTCCAGCGTTTGCTTCATCAGTTGCACCTGTTCGCTGTGGAACATAGGAGCAATTGCTGTAAATCGCTACGTGTTCATCTGCAAAAATCAACATTACACAAAGATATTCACCTGGAAAAACACCATCGCGATAGCGATTGCAATTTGGGTGATTTGCATCTTGGCCGATTTGAGTAATCATTTTGGATGGGGAGGACATACTTACGATGTCAAATTCATCGCGTGTTCTTATGATAGGTTAGCCGATTATGGTCATGTGTTGTTCACCATCTGTGTGTTTATCTCGTTACCAGTCATTCTTATTGTCGTTTGCTACGCACAGGTGTTTCTTACTTTGCGAAGAAGTTCCCAAAGAGTAAAAAATCAGATACCAGCAGCTTCTCAGCAAAATACGCGCAACGTTAACAGCAAGGACTTGAAACTCTTGAAGATGCTTTTCACCATCTTCATCACATACATCTCCTTCTGGACATTCTACACATTGCTATTACTCATAGATTTTCGGGATAACATACCAGCTCCTGCCTATTTCATCGCAGGCATGATGGCTCACATGAGCAGTAGTATTAATTCGATCTTGTATGGTGTGATGAATAAGAATTTCAGAGATTCATATAAGAAGATTCTTTCTTGTGGCAGGTGGAAACCAAGTGCTATTCATCCATCTGGAGGAGGAGATTCAAAGGCTACGGGGTCAACAAGTGTTAAGTGA
- the LOC140159420 gene encoding melatonin receptor type 1B-like, giving the protein MFGNSSSDLRGSYDTDVREHFIILYGIYRSTFAIIGNIGNTLVILTILTTTKLQTTTNVFVFSLAIADLSITGFWEPVTAIGIFGRRGKFYEDWPRLCAAVSSVCFISCTCSLWNIGAIAVNRYVFICKNQHYTKIFTWKNTIAIAIAIWVICILADLSNHFGWGGHTYDVKFIACSYDRLADYGHVLFTICVFISLPVILIVVCYAQVFLTLRRSSQRVKNQIPAASQQNMRNVNSKDLKLLKMLFTIFITYISFWTFYTLLLLIDFHDNIPAPVYFIAGMMAHMSSSINSILYGVMNKNFRDSYRKILSCGRWKPSAIHPSGGGEDSKATGSTSVK; this is encoded by the coding sequence ATGTTTGGTAATAGTTCATCAGATTTAAGAGGAAGTTATGATACAGATGTTCGTGAACATTTTATCATCTTATACGGCATCTACAGAAGTACATTTGCAATCATAGGGAATATTGGCAACACACTTGTCATCTTGACTATTCTAACTACTACTAAACTTCAAACGACCACCAATGTATTTGTATTTTCTTTAGCAATCGCAGATTTGAGTATCACCGGATTCTGGGAGCCTGTCACTGCAATAGGCATATTTGGGAGACGAGGGAAGTTTTACGAAGATTGGCCTCGTCTTTGCGCGGCTGTTTCCAGCGTTTGCTTCATCAGTTGCACCTGTTCGCTGTGGAACATAGGAGCAATTGCTGTAAATCGCTACGTGTTCATCTGCAAAAATCAACATTACACAAAGATATTCACCTGGAAAAACACCATCGCGATAGCGATTGCAATTTGGGTGATTTGCATCTTGGCCGATTTGAGTAATCATTTTGGATGGGGAGGACATACTTATGATGTCAAATTCATCGCTTGTTCTTATGATAGGTTAGCCGATTATGGTCATGTGTTGTTCACCATCTGTGTGTTTATCTCGTTACCAGTCATTCTTATTGTCGTTTGCTACGCACAGGTATTTCTTACTTTGCGAAGAAGTTCCCAAAGAGTAAAAAATCAGATTCCAGCAGCTTCTCAGCAAAATATGCGCAACGTTAACAGCAAGGACTTGAAACTCTTGAAGATGCTTTTCACCATCTTCATCACATACATCTCTTTCTGGACATTCTACACATTGTTATTACTCATAGATTTTCATGATAACATACCAGCTCCTGTCTATTTCATCGCCGGCATGATGGCTCATATGAGCAGTAGTATCAATTCAATCTTGTATGGCGTGATGAACAAGAATTTCAGAGATTCATATAGGAAGATTCTTTCTTGTGGAAGGTGGAAACCAAGTGCTATTCATCCATCTGGAGGAGGAGAAGATTCAAAGGCTACGGGGTCAACAAGTGTTAAGTGA
- the LOC140158646 gene encoding NADH dehydrogenase [ubiquinone] 1 alpha subcomplex subunit 13-like, with protein sequence MATTFRQELPPKGGYEKINYKRAIPKRGPSGYLLLGGVTAFCFAGFLRLAQVNRYRRRVQREEREARIAIHPLIEAERDRDYLKVLKYNREQEAIIMKDVPGWVVGESPYHTKRWIEPHLEDLYFLNEDVRHLKKFGFAAWV encoded by the exons ATGGCGACCACTTTCAGGCAAGAGTTGCCACCGAAAGGCGGATATGAAAAGATAAATTATAAACGAGCTATTCCGAAAAGAGGTCCATCAG GTTACCTCCTGCTTGGTGGTGTGACAGCTTTTTGCTTTGCAGGCTTTTTACGACTAGCACAAGTAAATCGCTATAGAAG gcGTGTGCAGCGGGAGGAAAGAGAAGCAAGAATAGCAATACACCCCTTAATTGAGGCAGAAAGAGACAGAGA TTATCTGAAGGTGCTGAAATACAATAGGGAGCAAGAAGCAATTATCATGAAGGACGTCCCCGGCTGGGTGGTTGGAGAGAGTCCGTACCACACCAAGAGGTGGATTGAACCACATCTGGAAGATCTATATTTTCTAAATGAAGATGTTAGGCATTTAAAGAAATTTGGATTTGCTGCATGGGTTTAA